The following proteins are encoded in a genomic region of Terriglobales bacterium:
- a CDS encoding lipid-A-disaccharide synthase, whose product MRVLISAGEASGELYGAQLMTALLRRLPGCEFFGVGGEKMRAAGCEILIDARELSVVGITEVLPHVAGIYRKFRRLVREAGKRTPDFAVVIDSPAFNLRV is encoded by the coding sequence ATGCGCGTGCTGATCTCGGCGGGCGAGGCCTCGGGCGAACTCTACGGCGCGCAGCTCATGACCGCGCTGCTGCGGCGCCTGCCGGGCTGCGAGTTCTTCGGCGTAGGCGGCGAGAAGATGCGGGCCGCCGGCTGCGAGATCCTCATCGACGCGCGCGAGCTTTCCGTGGTGGGCATCACCGAGGTCCTGCCTCACGTGGCCGGCATCTACCGCAAGTTCCGGCGGCTGGTGCGCGAGGCCGGCAAGCGCACGCCGGATTTCGCCGTGGTCATCGATTCCCCCGCCTTCAATCTGCGGGTGG